The Panicum virgatum strain AP13 chromosome 3N, P.virgatum_v5, whole genome shotgun sequence genome includes the window gcttttcgaaccacatctgctgttcttccttcgtctccgcgacgtttgaaggcgttctaggtggcctgccgatcctagaacaaccctacgtgcgcctaccctgatggggtccctcccgggttcgcGTTCGTTGGCCGTCGCCAATTCTCactggcgaccggtctgaccggttccttagaccggtctgaccgctccacgcagggagagctgcatcgagctctttctcacgccgcacgatctagtgtGTTCGTGTGTTaaccgagatttgcgtcaacagtaACTAtttgctaattatgaattaatcatagattaattagcatcattagattcgtctcgcgatttacaacccatctacgcaaaaaaatttataaatagacttcatttagtatttcaaattaacaagattcctttgcaaaatttttacatgtaaacaaCTAAACAAGCCCTCAGCCGTGTTGGTTGGGCACAGTTCACCTGAGTCCACAATCGATCGggtccaaaaaaaaagatggaaaatGAAACCGCACCCAACATCCTCTGTTCTGAAGCCATGGAGATGCAGAGGTGTGAGAAACACTGAAAAAGATCCTTCAGAGAGAAAGCACCGAAGAAAAGCGCATTTTCCATCATAGTACTGAGCAAGTGCGTTTCGTTTTGACCGCCTTAAACTTCTGCCCTCCACTGTAGGCAAACACGATCACTCGATCAGCGATCCAATCATGAGACCGATGCTCGTTTAAGGAAAGAAAGAAGACGGATGAACAACCATTCGATGTGCCGGTTTTGGTTTAACAGAGACGCTGATGATAAACAAAGCCAGTGATGAACCTTGCAagctttcttctttttttttctagggaAAACTTGCATGCTTTCTAGAAACGCAGGAATTTTCGTCCCTGCACTAAGCTGCTTGGATAGGATTGCGATGGGTGCGTGGTAGTTGATGACATTGTGACAGCGAGATGTATTAGGAAGAAGAGGACGATCCAagttgaagaaaaagaaaagatgggGCAATTTCACAGTGCTGGGCAATCGTTAGCCACATCCACGGGCTCCGTGGATGTGACCAAGTAAAGCTGTTGATCGCGAAAGCATTACGGACGGGTTGCACGATATTTTGGTTTCCTTTATAAGAGTTTATTTATACCATTTCTTACTTTTCTATGGAACGGCTAACCTTAATTAAGATCAAGATTGGTGCTTTAAAAAAGAGCCTAAGATATGAGGCAGATCCATGTTTAGGATGGTTGGCGCCAGTCCCGTTTGGTTTTCATTCTAGGAGTTTAGAATGCGTCTTCTAGACTCTCCATATAGTAttaaactaggcgtatagcccgcgcatttgcgcggctagtattgaagaTTCAAAGAATTGTATATCGTTGTATCcttaaaaattatattattttttttaccatatatcaccttgttcattatcgtaaattacgtcttattgttggttaaaaaaTTCAAATACGATCTACCTAAATTAACAATTTGATTTAtcgagctttaataatattatgcatataattattcttatttttgttttattttaattaattattgttagctttatttttattaatagtatatgtttgtaactgatacatagctaaatggtattttatatttattttttcataatgacattggtgggtgatttttaattaggcataggggtattttaggctaatttttattataatggcattggtgggtaatttttatttttttatttttctccgattaacatgGGAACTTTTAGgctttgagagcgaacgtggaggctccgtttgttggccaaataataagataatagtttttatttttctctgatTAACGTGTGAATTTCTAGACTTTTAGAGTGAACGTGAGGCTCCAtttgttggtcaaataatattgttagttttagtttttattaatagtatatgtttgtaactgatacatagctaaatgatattttatatttagtttttcataatgacattgatgggtgatttttaattaggcataggggtattttaggctaatttttattataatggcattagtgggtattttttatttttctattttttccgaCTAACGAGGGAATTTCTAGACTTTTAGAGTGAATATGGAGGCTCTGTTTATTGGCTAAATAatattgttagctttagtttttattaatagtatatgtttataactgatacatagctaaatgatattttatatttaatttttcataatgacattgaTGGGTGAttttttaattaggcataggggtattttaggctaatttttattataatgacattggtgggtaatttctatttttctatttttcttcgattaacgtgggaatttttaggttttgagagcgaacgtggaggctccgtttgttggccaaataataagataatagttTTTATATTTCTCTGATTAACGTGTGAATTTTAGACTTTTAAAGTGAACGTGAGGCTCCAtttgttggtcaaataatattgttagttttagtttttattaatagtatatgtttgtaactgatacatagctaaatgatattttatatttagtttttcataatgacattgatgggtgatttttaattaggcataggggtattttaggctaatttttattataatggcattggtgggtaatttttatttttctatttttcttcgattaatgtgggaatttctaagcCTTGAGAGTGAACGTGGAGGTtctgtttgttggccaaataataagataatagatggaGACTATTTTTAAAATCTCTTCAGGGAtgataattaattaatgattggctacagtgatgctatagtaaccatcatCTAATTACGCGGTCAAAAATCTAATGCTTGAAGATTCGTAGCGCAGGGATTTTGTAGTTGATTTTGTAAGCTGtccatttaatactcctaattagagCTGGAGTATTAACTTATTGAAGAAATGGGAGCGAGCGACTGTAGTAGCGTCATGCTAATCCTTGCACGTGGTGGGCCCCGGCCTCGGTCACACTAGGCGCCTCGTGCTCCCTTGCTTGGCTCGCGCTTCAGCAAACATAACAGCAAGCAAGGCAAGCTGTTCTCCTCGTCTGCCCACCTGAGAGGCTGAGACAGCTTGCTCTGCCTCCGCCTGGCtgcttcgccacctccctcgTCCCTCCCCGGCTCCCCCTCTCTCTACAAATCTCTCCCTCCACACCTCTCTCTCCATCCGAATTTCCCCGAACTCCGCCCCGCGCCTTTGTCACCTTTCCTCACGCGCCGTCCGATTTGATCGCTTTGATCGACCAGGCATGGCCGACGAGACGAAGCAAgaagccgcgcccgccgcggcggcggcggccgaggtggCCGTGACGGAGGCCGAGGAGaagcccgcgccggcggccgaggagacggccgtggcggcggtcgAGGAGAAGGCCGTGGAGGCGGAGGAGAAGGCCGCGGAGGCGGACtccgaggaggagaagaaggcggaggaggccctggaggcggccgcgggcgacgaggcggcggtgATCGACGGCGCCGGGTCGTTCAAGGAGGAGAGCAACCTCGTGTCCGACCTCCCCGACCCGGAGCGCACCGCGCttgcgcagctcaaggagctcgtggccgccgcgctcgccaacGGGGAGTTCgacctgcccccgccgccgccgccggcggcggccaaggaggAGCCCAAGAAGGAGGAGCCGGCCAAGGAGGAGGCGAAGGaagaggcggcgccggccaaGGGCGAGGAGCCCAAGGCTGAGACGGCGGCCGCCGAAGAGCCcgccaaggaggaggccaagCCTGCGGCCGAGGAGCCCAAGGCGGAAGCTGCGGCCGAGGAGGTCAAGGCTGAGGCTCCCGCGCCAGAGGAGCCCAAGGCTGAGGCTGCCCCAGCGGAGGAGCCCAAGGCcgaggagcctgccaaggaggAACCCAAGGCCGAGGCGGCGTCCGAGGAGGCCAAGCCATCCGAGCCGGAGGAGAAGACCGTCGTGGTGGCCGAGGAGGAAGGCACCAAGACGGTGGAAGCCATCGAGGAGACCGTCGTCCCCGCCGCGCCCGAGCCAGCCgctgaggcggaggcggcgccggcaccggcggccgAGCCGAAGGAGGAGCTCATCTGGGGCGTGCCCCtggacggcgacgacgagcgcACGGACACGGTGCTGCTCAAGGTCCTCCGCGCGCGCGAGTTTAAGGTGAAGGAGGCCATGGCCATGCTCAAGTCGGCGGTGCTGTGGCGCAAGCGCTTCGGCATCGACGAGCTCCTGGGCGCCGACCTCGGCCTGCCGGAGCTGGAGAACGTGGTGTTCTACCGCGGCGCCGACCGCGAGGGCCACCCCGTCTGCTACAACGTCTACGGCGAGTTCCAGGACAAGGAGCTCTACGAGAAGGCCTTCGGTGACGAGGAGAAGCGGGAGCGCTTCCTCAAGTGGCGCATCCAGCTCCTCGAGCGCGGCATCCGGGAGCAGCTCGACTTCTCGCCCAGCGGCATCTGCTCTATGGTGCAGGTCACCGACCTCAAGAACTCGCCGCCCATGCTCGGCAAGCACCGCGCCGTCACACGCCAGGCCCTCGCCCTGCTCCAGGACAACTACCCCGAGTTCGTCGCCAAGAAGGTACAGTATAACCTCTCTTCTTTTGCATCGATCGAATCTAGAATCCTAGTCTAAAATTCGGGATTATCTCCTAGAATCCTAGTCCAAAATCAGCGAAGAATTTCAAATCTTCTGCATTTACGGTTCTTATGCTTGGTTAAAAATAGGATATTCAATTCTTCATGCTGTCATGCTTCTTTCTGTCCAGTAAAGTTCAGAAATCTAGTAATATAACCCCATATGGCGGTGCAAGCAAAGCTGGGGTCATTTTCGCCCACCCTATTTCCCTCTTTTACACACTGCTGCTGCTTGCCAGCCATGTGTAACTGATACACATGCTTCGTTCTTGCCTTGCCGTAAAATGGCATTCAGATACTTCTGTCGTGAGACTACTGTGATTTCAGCTATGTCAGGTGGTGAATGGTTTTCTGAATCGGGAAATTGATTTGGTCGGATCATGGATCAATTGCAGGTGTTCATCAATGTGCCGTGGTGGTACCTTGCAGCTAACAAAGTGATGAGCCCATTCCTGACTCAGCGCACCAAGAGCAAGATCGTCTTCTGCAGCCCTGGCAAGTCGGCGGAGACGCTCTTCAGGTttgaaatcttgcattgcaCACAAGGATTCATATCAATCGATGTTTGTTGAGCTAAACCATTCAGAATGCGCATCCTTACATATCGCTCGCCGCATCTATTCTGATACAGATACATTGCTCCGGAGCAAGTGCCTGTCCAATTCGGTGGCCTCTACAAAGAGGATGACACCGAGTTCTCCACCTCTGATGCTGTCACCGAGCTCACCATCAAGCCATCATCAAAAGAAACCATCGAGATCCCAGCCACCGAGGTTTGATCGCCTCGCCTCCCTGTTTCTGAATCCTGAATTTCCTGCAGATCACACAATGCGATGATAAAACTAAATGCTATCGCGCACTGTCTCTGTAGAACTCCACGGTCGTGTGGGAACTCCGCGTGCTGGGATGGGAGGTGAGCTACGGCGCCGAGTTCACCCCAGACGCCGAGGGTGGCTACACCGTGATCGTGCAGAAGACGAGGAAGGTGCCCGCCCACGAGGAGCCGATCATGAAGGGGAGCTTCAAGGTGAACGAGCCCGGCAAGGTGTTGCTGACCGTGAACAACCCGGcgtcgaagaagaagaagctgctGTACCGGTTCAAGGTGAAGAGCACCGCCAAATCCGCCTGAATGGTGACCCTACTACACATAATTTGATCGCCAGCCCAGGTCCACAGGTCCATACCGCCACCATTTGAACATGTTGCATGATAGTAGGAGGGGAGGGCAATAAGAGTTTCTACATTCTAGGCCCCGTTTTGTGTCCCGGTTCTTTGATTATTTGTTGGCTTGCTGTTCTTTTTCGTTTTGGGGTTCGCATTTGTATGTGTTTTTACTTGAAAAAACCAAAGTGAGCTTTGTTCTTGAGGTCAGGAGAGAAGTGAGAGGGGGTCGCTGTGGGGAGGATGTTGAGGGCTGAAGAACAGTTGCTGCTCTGTACATCTCTCACTGCTTGTACATTTTTTAATCTCTCTTCCATCAACATGTTGATTTTAGACAGCACGCCTGATTGTCCTCTCTGCCGTTGCCGGCGCCATGTTACTCGCCCCCATGTTCTCCCGCTgattccattttttgtcgctgcCCTTGGTGCTTCGCATTTGGCCACCGGTGGTGACGAGCCGTCTCAGACAAAGCGACATGGACGTCAGGGCCTCATCCCTTCCGGCCTTCCCTGGTTGAAAACGCCATCTCTTTGCAATCAGCTGCAAAGGCTGTTTAGCGCTCCTAATCAGGCCAAGGAACACATTCTCTGCTATATCATTAGCAAGGTTGGCTGTGTATGCCTCGTCATAGAGGCCGGATTGGTAAtcctttttgtaaaaaaaaaaaaatcgtcaGCAAGGCGAAAGGCAGCAGGGCATCTTCCCGTCTTCCAGAGTGATGTGTGTTATGCGGCTAATGATGGGCGCAGAGCCATGCTTAGGTGGTGGGACATGATGCTAGCTCACTAGCTGCTAGGCTGTGATTCCAATCACTCAACTAAAAGCAAAGGAACCACAGACCAAACAAAACTACAAAAGCACAGCACAGCAAAGCAAAGCAAGTAAGCTGTAGATAGACAGATGGATCATGGATGGATGAAGTTGCAACGATCACTAGACAGGCTGCCCGCGCGAGGGAGGGAGATCCCCGTTTGACCACGCCGGGCGGCCCGGGCCATGAAACCCAAAAGGGGGCGCCGCGCTCATGATCGCTCGCGTGTCCAGCGCGGCCACGACGCCCATGATCGATCCTCCCCCGTACCTGCACCGCACGAATAATGGAGGGGAGGCTGGCGATGCGAATGCGCTGACAGGGGACTGGAGGGTCCGGGCGCGGCCGGGGGGACGACAACCTGTGCGAGCGTTGCTCCCTCTGTCTTTATCCCAAGCCTGCGTACCTTCCTCGGGTTTTTCCATCAGAGATCACACGGGGCGAGCAGCACCCCAGGAGGCCATGATTGGTGCCAGTTGACGACGTGCTCGACGCGATTCCATCACGGCGATCGCGCGTCAGGATGCTTCGTGGCGCGCGACGAGCTGTCCGCGCTCTCCGCAGTCCGGTCTCTACGTGACGTGAGACTCCACGCACCCACGTGAGTCGTGATTTTTTTCACCCACCGCCATATGATTGACATTACaggtatttatttttttcttttcatttttttgtttttccttttacgTTCCATAAGTgttgttattttttttcttttccagttTTTCCTTTTACCTTTATATGCCTGAAGTTTTCTTGACAACTTTTATATGAAAATCGTACTAAAAAATTATACCAAGACTTGTGCTTAGAAGTTGCATGATAAATTTATGCGTAGAAAAGTTGTGTGAGAAATCTTCTAGATAACATCTTCGTACAATTTGTGCTGAAAAGTTATCCTCTATAAGTTATTTTAGAAAACTACACATTAAATTTTGTATGCACTGTCAAAGCTGTgttaaaaaatattaatttcAAATTGTTAAGAAAAAATTATATGTAAAAGTTATGTACAGCATAAAAAGTTATAATACGAATCTGGCTTCAGTGAAGATGTGCAAAAAATTATACTTGCAAATTATATATATAGGTTATAATGTTCCAAAATTGGAAAGTTGTGCGGAATAATTTGTTTCCTAAAAAGGAAAGCGATCCCTGTCCGTATAAAATCAATTagttttttctttgaaaagttataatttgtaaatataattttgtgtATAACTTATAACACACATGTTCTGAGACATAAAATCTcatcataacttttacagtacacATAACTTTTAAGTATAATTCTTTCTTAAACTTCTCAAAAAATAACTTTTTAGCACAACTTTTACTATACATAAAATTTTGGTACATAGTTTTTTCAAATAACTTGTGGaggaaaatttttttgcacaactTCTATGGTGTTAACTTTATCAGAAAGATTTATTGCACAAATCTTTTAACGCACAAGTTCATCATATAACTTTTGAGTACAATTCTCGATATACTTTTTTTCTACAACTTCTATAAGAATTTATCAAGAGAACTTAGACACATGATAGAAAAaggtaaaaaaagaaagaatatgAAAAAAAGATCTCTGTAATATAAATCTGTTTTATAATTTATGTATGTACAATAATATATAGCAGTGGGTTTAAAGAAAATTCCGAAGGGGGAATGGGGAGGCGGGGGGCCTACCGCTTGGGGCCTGGGCTTCTGTGAACTCCCgccgggggtgggggaggcgTCCACGAGACCACGACCCGTCAAAGGAAAGGAAATATCTGCGCGAATCCGCTGTTtccagaaaaggaaaaaaataggaTGTCGGAGATCGTTTGCTGGAATCTATCCTAGCGCACGCGCGTATTAGCCAGCCCCGGCTGGCTCCGCGCATACGCCGTGGTCGGGAGCGTGAGCGTTGTCACCACTCACCAGGATCGCGGGAACTGCCAGCCTCGTGCGAGGTTCAGAAGTCTAAGCTGAACGCGGACAAGGTTCGGAAGCCTGTACTGGAGTAGTACGTGAAAGATGGATCTATTTATGCCCCGGAAATAATCCGGAAATGGGTTCGTGCAGGCAGAAGCCGGTGTCGGATGCGGACCCTCTGCAGTACTTCTCGCTATAGCTGGGTCACTAACGTGTTGACCTgaccccacacgtcagtgatgGACGACTATTTGCAGAAGAATCCCGTCCGGCGGTGTCATGCTCTACCAAATCCTGTTCCGGGGCCCACCGTAATCCTCCTCTTcctacttcttcttcttccatttAAAGGCGCTGAGATGAATGCGCAAACATCGTGCATGGATGGTCCAGCCGGTCCAGACGCCCCAGAACTTTGCAAAGCTGTAGGTGCACCGGCGTCGTTCCGATCCCTGGACAAGCGTGACATCTTCTTCAGTTCCGGATCGGGACCATTGGAAAGTTAATGAAACGCACAACACACCGTTCGCGTTATACAATTTGCTGCTGCACCGTGTTGGTCGTGTCCGCCGCCGGGGCTCGGGAATGATGGCGTGTCCGGCCGCGCCTCGCGGTGTTTCCTCCGTGATCCCGCCAGGGGGCAATCGGCACGTTCTCCGTGGTCCCTTGGATCCTCCCTCACGGCGACCCCGGTAGCATCTGCGTGCACTACAGCCGATCTGCATGCACGCCCAAAACTCTGCTGGATTCTTCCTGAAACTCAAACTATGTACACACGCCATGCGTAATGCGTTTGTTTCGTTTGGTGT containing:
- the LOC120665388 gene encoding patellin-3-like; its protein translation is MADETKQEAAPAAAAAAEVAVTEAEEKPAPAAEETAVAAVEEKAVEAEEKAAEADSEEEKKAEEALEAAAGDEAAVIDGAGSFKEESNLVSDLPDPERTALAQLKELVAAALANGEFDLPPPPPPAAAKEEPKKEEPAKEEAKEEAAPAKGEEPKAETAAAEEPAKEEAKPAAEEPKAEAAAEEVKAEAPAPEEPKAEAAPAEEPKAEEPAKEEPKAEAASEEAKPSEPEEKTVVVAEEEGTKTVEAIEETVVPAAPEPAAEAEAAPAPAAEPKEELIWGVPLDGDDERTDTVLLKVLRAREFKVKEAMAMLKSAVLWRKRFGIDELLGADLGLPELENVVFYRGADREGHPVCYNVYGEFQDKELYEKAFGDEEKRERFLKWRIQLLERGIREQLDFSPSGICSMVQVTDLKNSPPMLGKHRAVTRQALALLQDNYPEFVAKKVFINVPWWYLAANKVMSPFLTQRTKSKIVFCSPGKSAETLFRYIAPEQVPVQFGGLYKEDDTEFSTSDAVTELTIKPSSKETIEIPATENSTVVWELRVLGWEVSYGAEFTPDAEGGYTVIVQKTRKVPAHEEPIMKGSFKVNEPGKVLLTVNNPASKKKKLLYRFKVKSTAKSA